A portion of the Carya illinoinensis cultivar Pawnee chromosome 11, C.illinoinensisPawnee_v1, whole genome shotgun sequence genome contains these proteins:
- the LOC122281898 gene encoding pathogenesis-related thaumatin-like protein 3.5 → MGSKTLINLLLLLLITGAHSEVTFNFENRCTYTVWLAASPSIGDADPESGSGTLELFSMPDQWSGSIWARTNCAYNVSYFSCETGDCGSGTIDCQSPPPTYPVTLLNFDIKQSVVSYEVSLNHGHNLPVRIQPEGGSLLGGTGLCPVVDCIEDVSNVCPGNLVATNKDGRYVGCYSACDGLKDPRYCCTGNYSSPQACQSNEYSQKFKQLCKLAHTYPRDNDPPVYRCSRATSYNITFCPS, encoded by the exons ATgggtagcaaaactcttatcaACCTTCTTCTCTTGTTACTAATTACAG GTGCACACTCTGAGGTAACGTTCAACTTCGAAAACCGATGCACTTACACAGTATGGCTTGCTGCCAGCCCTTCAATTGGTGATGCTGATCCTGAGAGCGGTTCGGGAACCTTGGAGCTATTCTCAATGCCTGATCAATGGAGTGGAAGCATTTGGGCTAGGACAAACTGTGCCTACAATGTCTCCTATTTTTCATGTGAAACTGGGGACTGTGGTTCTGGCACCATAGATTGCCAATCCCCACCACCCACTTATCCGGTGACCTTACTCAATTTCGACATCAAACAATCGGTGGTCTCCTATGAAGTGAGCTTGAACCACGGGCACAACCTGCCTGTCCGGATCCAACCGGAAGGTGGATCTCTGCTTGGAGGAACAGGTTTGTGCCCTGTTGTAGATTGCATTGAAGATGTGAGTAACGTGTGTCCGGGTAACCTAGTCGCCACGAACAAGGATGGTCGATATGTCGGGTGTTACAGTGCTTGTGATGGTTTGAAGGATCCAAGATATTGCTGCACTGGGAACTATAGCAGTCCACAGGCTTGCCAATCTAATGAGTACTCCCAAAAGTTCAAGCAATTATGCAAACTTGCTCACACCTATCCAAGGGATAATGATCCTCCAGTTTATAGATGCTCCAGGGCAACCAGCTACAATATAACCTTTTGTCCCTCATAA